The DNA region GAATGCGGCTTTTTTTTGGAAAGTGAGAATCGGATGCAATAAATATGTTGCAATGCAATTAATAACGCGCTATGTCTATTCCCATAACAAGGGATTGACATGACGCAAAACCAAACGGCGCAAACAGAAACAGACTGGCACCCGGCCGATATCAAGGCCGCCCTGGCGAAACGCGGCTGGAGCTATGCCCGGATTTCCAGAGAATTCGGCCACAAGGATTTGAGCACGGCCTACGGGGTGCTGAAAAAGCCCTACCCGCGAATTGAGCGGTTCATCGCCGAAATTATCGGCATACCGCCCCACCGCATTTGGCCCACAAGATACTTCAAGGACGGTTCGCCCAAGGGCCTGGGTATCCGGGGCGAGTATAGCAAATCCCCACATTTGGGGAATGGAAAATCGCGGGGGGCTGCCTAGACATGAAAACCAACCGGGGCAGGGACGCAACGGGTATT from Candidatus Glassbacteria bacterium includes:
- a CDS encoding transcriptional regulator, with amino-acid sequence MTQNQTAQTETDWHPADIKAALAKRGWSYARISREFGHKDLSTAYGVLKKPYPRIERFIAEIIGIPPHRIWPTRYFKDGSPKGLGIRGEYSKSPHLGNGKSRGAA